The segment aaaattttaatattgtaattattgttattatcaaACCATTGCAAAtctctattttaaaattttttaaaattaaatttaaaaaattaataaataaataaaaaaaaatagaataaaataaatttattatttaatttgtacctatttattttatatttttttttaaattaaattttaattaaattcaaaatagagATTCTTAATGGTttgataataacaataattaaattattaaaatttttaaaattctcacaGTTTTAAAATCATAGTGAGTAATTTCTtggtaattaaataaacaatttttaatttaaattaaaatttaatttgaactcaaaagtgaagaaaaatcaaccaaaataaaaatttttgaaaaaaattaatttaggtcacgtgacttaaaaaatttttttcttaatccaaatttcttctgttttttgtAGGATTTTAACGTAAACagtaattcttaattaaaaaattccaaaaaatgtcaaaaatatttaaatttttaatttaatttttaatattttgccctgaattttttcgacaaaatcggaggaGGGCgacaaaaatggatatattaaatttattcgccttaataactttaattaatttttttttttcaaaaaattattttaataaatcaaaattagtttGTTAcagaaaatagatttttttatgatttttatctaatttttgatttaaaataaataaaataataaaaaaattcaattaaaataaattacaaaaattaacagaagtctccacaaaaatttcgaaagaaaagtctaaaacaaaaaaaaaataaatttttaaaaacggtcaaattttaaattgacatttacaaattttcactcaaaagttcaataaaacgataaaaacaaaacaaaagttaacctaaaaatacaaaaaaaaaatccaaatcaaaacaaaaatcaaaccaGTTATCGTCACATCGACCTTAGAACActcaaattattcaaagtttATGACATCACTCACCAACACAACTATTCTGAAgacatttttgtgtaaaaaaataaatactacaAAACTGACTTTCTTTTACTCCCATACCGTTTCAGAAGTTtttatgacacaaaaattactttagagaggaacatttttttttcaaacaatcaGACAAAAATCTGAAGTTGATAAAACGACCtgcttaataataaaataaatcgagCATGACTTTAAAAACAATCATGACCTCATGCATTTTCTGTGCCGCAGACTGACTGTAGGATGTTGCATGTGAATGCATTATTAGCTCATTTTTCTCTCagaaatcgatatttttgcaatttatttatttattttttttttcatttttaaaattaaaaaaaataaaaaaaaaaataaaaaaatttaaaaaaaataaaaaaaattaaaaaaaaaattaaaaaaaaaaaaaaaaaaaaataaaataaaattttaaaaatttaaaaaaaaaattaaaaattttccagaaaaacccaacaaaaaaatagttgcTAATAAATTTACCGGCTGTCTGTTTGATTGTTTGTCGTAACACTTAACGTCAATCTGTGGGAAGTAGTTTTTTGTTACCTTCTGAGTCATTATTTCAACACGAAGACAACACCTCGTGGCTCTCGgtacttgaaaaattctcaattacTCTATTCTCTCGCACATTTGAACTTCCTACATTCAAAAACAAacctttttttgcataaaaattccaTACACTCGATGAGACATCGAAAAATTCTAACATTTGTACCATTTATAGAAAGAAACACGACGATGACGTCGTCACATTGATGTGAGAATTTATCCAGTAGTACACGCGTAGACTAAGTTGTGAGAGCGTGAATTGTACGACAGTCGGTCATTGTAGAGTGCCGGAATCagatgtttatatttttacgacgaattttgtgatttttagttgaattttagcaataaaaagtgttaaaatctagaaaattcaagaagaattccaagaaaaaagtgttaaaaagtgaaaaataaaattattttgattgaaatttaaataaatcagtttaaaaaattcaagaaacaagaaataaaagtaaatatttaacaaagaattaatttaacggTTCACCGGAATAAAAttcacaacaataaaaaaaaatatttttgtgtttgttgcaGGCTTTCACTCATTCGTAACattaaaaaagacatttttattagACCTCGAgtgtaatattttaaatttaaatattgaattctgTACAAAAAGTTACAATTCTGAAagttatttgtacaaaaattatgcaaactgaaacttttgttaaataaaagtccctcagatttcaaaaattttgagtttttgagttaatttttttttcattttttgagatttttgtttaaatttgagtataatttgacaaaaatatcgaaattttctattaaaactttaaattttagcaatttttaatattaatttgtgTAAAGaactacttttttaaattcaaaattttaatttttgttcatttttggcAATCATTAAtagtttttggtcaaaaaattttaaaatttgaaatttttgatattgattttttaattttctcatcctaaaatctttaatttttaaccttgaaatcttaaatttgttccataaaatttcctcaaatttaagaaaaaaaattttaagttaattttgtatcatttttggtaattatttgttaaaaatatcaaaatttaaaatttaaatcgtaaatttttgaaaaacggaaatttcgaaaattgatttgtaaaaaaaaaattttttttttaagttaaaaatttttatttccgttcatgtttgataatttttgttaattttttgacaaaaaatttcaaattttaaatggacaagaataatttttcttcaagaaaacttcaattttaaaattgtttgatattaatttattctttaatttaatttaattaatttatttttcatcttgaaatctttaatttgttttataaaattttctcaaatctaagaaataattttttaagttaattttgtgTTATATTTTGTAACACCCCGGTCATTTGTCGAAAGTTTACCTTTAAAATCTCttagaagaagaaattttaattaaaaaaaaaaataaataaaattaatttaagattttaaaaaaattgaaaaattaaaatttttttcaaaaaaatttgaaaaaaaaaaatcagttttttgagtcaaaaattgatttaatttaattgaaaatttttattttttttgaaaatgtcttgaaaaattatgaatacaCCTAAAAACgggtcatttttgatgaattttttttttttttgaaaaatatcatttttgattttcgtatgcaatttattaacaaaaaaaataaataaaacaaaaaataattatgggattaattgaaagatttttttgcattcaaatgaaataaaaagtcattaaaactGCCGtttcgcaaaaaataaactttaaactgTTTGTCGTTCTAATCACTTTTGTGCTAAATTTAAATCACTGGATCACGATTGAACAAGAAACATTCCTTCGGTGCGTGTTCCATAAAAGTACGCATGAAGACAATTGTTCTATCTAGCAGTTTATCTGTGTTAGTTCTTTtgttcgtcttcttctttaaCAGCTTCAAggtcaaacttaaaaaaaaaaataaacgtgaGTGTTCTTGATTCGTGGTAACAAGTAATCATcacaaataatcaaaaataatgatcATATCAGCcatgaaacaattttcaaagagctcttaaagctaaaaattatgaatttatgagCGAATATTGTcacaaatttatctaaaattgtCAGTAAAACGACTTTTTCAAcgcaaattataattattatgcaTGTTATTTGCAATTGTGACAACAAATTTGCTTAAACTAAGTACAAAAGTAAGCAATTTACGTCAAGTGAGATAAAGAAGATGtcataaaacgtaaaaatttattcgtcaTGGCTGACTAACCCGGATTTTAGCGAAAATGGTCAGTGGTCAATAAATTTCGCaggaaattataaatttttggctttaCTTGGAACATTAATTGTCGCTTGATTGTCTCTAATGACTTACGAGACGCGACTagacaaaacaaacaattgaTCGATTCAAGACGGAATAATTAAAGAACATTCCTTCATGTGTAATTTTTATCTGTAATTGaatcgaaatgaattttaatcgttaagaattatttattatttaatgtgaaatgatgtttttgtcataattgcataaatttttagaagaattttgatgacaggtgtcaaattttgagttaaaaagtcgaatttttgatatttttaaggcacaaaaggtgaaaatttgagtgaaattaataattttttgccttaaaaattaactttaaatccaaatatttttctgtttttgtcccataccccatttcaaaagccgaaaaaataaaaatttcatcaaaattgatcattttttggtctttttccatattttttcaagaaattttcaaaaatttttttaaatgttttcgattttcaaaaatttttttattgaaaaactaaaatattttttaaaaaatttttttatgaattttttttttaatttttaacttgaaatactctgagatcaatttaaagttataaaattttaatggaaattgaaatatcataaaaataactaaaatattgattaacgaCAAAAATCTTTTGGTGATAAAAACATCGaactttcataaaactttGGATCCAAGTTTTTgggaatcaaatttaaaaaattattttttttttcattaaatttcgtaaatcatgaaaatattagtttttttaagaaaaaaaatattagaaatattaatcatttaaatttgtaaaattatttaattaaaaaattttaaattaataaatttttttaccaattttgaaaaaaaattagatgtttttgcttttttgaatttttgcggTTAATTAAATAGTTAAATGTCAGTAAAAAGtgacatttgtcaaaaattttgctaaaaaaataatatttttttgaaaaaaaaaattaaaactcattaaaattaatcaaaaacgtcaaaatttgagatttttctgaattttttgacagatgtcaagatgacaaagaagaaattttgacaaaaatttaaaaaaaagttcaaattttttacaatttttttttataatttaatattttgcggaattttttaaataaaatatatttgctCAGACCTTcgaacttcataaaaaaataatttaaataaaaattttgacacctgtcatcTGTCagaacgaaatatttttatgaaaacaatcaaaaaaccGTAAAACTcaacaatgtaaaaaaaaattcattcacatTTAACAGTCATAACAATGAATAATTACTTCatttattacgaaaaatacttaaaaacttGCAAACAGAATTCCAAGTAGCAAGAATGTTAATTACTCACTGATCGagtatgataattttttacctcagactctttagaaaaaattaaaattgttagaatttgcagtttttttcaactttatttaCTCGTTTAAACCGAGAAACGCAAAAACCtcgcgaaaaatatttatttaacactCGAGTGTCAATTTCATTGTTCGAATGAGTATCGCTTGCaacattttaacattaaaaaaaaaaataatttaaaataaaaatttctttagagaaataaataaaaaatggatgaaGAAGCAATGTGGCGTGGGATTTACAACCAAATCCaggaaaacaagaaaaatcagGAGCCAACTGAAAATGAAAAGATGTGAGTCACGTGGTCTCTACCgttatttgtcaatttttttaattgaagtttGGCGCATGCCCACCGAACGAAcctatttttgtacatttcacgaaaaaatcgCTCGTTTTCGTGATTTTACGTCTCgtgaagttaatttttgttgatttttcacgTACGACAACTTTTTACGGCTTTAATGAATTTGTCattcaaaaacaattgaaaacatTCCGGGCCTTTAATTCGTCGCGTAACATTcgtttttgtgattttgtggcgaaaaaaagtaaaattttcgacgaaaaatGCTGCGTTTGAGCAATTTATTGGTCTTGCaaggaaaatcaatttttgtgagCAACATGAGAAGTGTCTCCAGCTTGGTCTTGGACAAGGGATTCGTTAATGGAGAATGGGTCACCGCTTCCAGCAAGAAgacttttgatgtttttaatcCTGCAACGGAGGAAATTGTTGGAAAATGTGCCGATATGGACCAAAATGACACTTTAAAGGCCATTGATGCTGCTTACGCCACTTTTCATACCCGGGAATGGCAAACGTCGACGGCGAAGGAGCGATCAACGTTgctaaaagtaaataaattgcgTCATTTGGCCTTgtgagagataaaaaattatctttttttgtagaaatggTTCACTTTGCTCGAACAAAATAAAGACGAAATCGCGAAAATCATGACGGCAGAGTCCGGGAAGCCCATTGTCGAGTCTCTGGGTGAAGTTGCTTACGGAAATTCCTTCGTAGAATGGTTTGCGGAAGAAGCGCGACGTATTTACGGTGAAATTGTACCCAGTCCGGTGGCATTTCGGAAACTGATGATGACTCGGGAGCCGATTGGCGTTGCAGGGCTCATTACGCCGTGGAATTTTCCGCATGCGATGATCACGCGGAAGGCAGCGGCGGCAATAGCTGCTggtaaaatccatttttaacccatttttagatgaaatttagactgttttcggtattttttaggATGTACAGTGGTCATTAAACCAGCAGAAGATACTCCTTTGACGGCGCTGGCTCTTGCAAAGTTAGCTGATGATGCGGGTTTTCCGAAAGGCGTGATAAATGTCGTCACTTCAAGTCGTCAACATGCTGCCGAGGTCGGGAATTTGTTGTGCACGAGTCCAAAAGTTGCGGGAATTTCCTTCACCGGGTCCACGGAAGTGGGGAAACTTTTGTATAAACAATGTTCGGTCGGAATTAAACGAATCGGGCTTGAATTGGGCGGAAATGCTCCGTTTATCGTCTTTGACAATGCTGACCTGGATAAAGCAGTTAACGGAGCAATGACGAGCAAATTTAGAAATTGTGGTCAAACTTGCGTCTCGGCGAATCGTTTTCTCGTCCAGGAAGGCGTTTATGATGAATTTGTGTCGCGTGTCACTTCCGCCGTGAAATCCCTAAAAATTGGTGATGGAAAGAAAAATGGGATCCAAATCGGGCCGTTGATCAATAAAGCTCAGCTTTCAAAAGTAACGGATCTCGTGAACGACGCAAAAGCCAAGGGCGGTGAAATTATCCACGGAGGACGTCCTTTGACGGAAATCGGGCCCTTATTTTACGAACCAACGATAATTACGAACACGAAACCCGACATGCGAATTTACAATGAAGAAGTTTTCGGTCCCGTGGTGTCATTCATCAAATTCCGCACCGAAGAAGAAGCTTTGCAAATCGCAAATTCCACGCAACGAGGACTGGCTGGATATTTTTACAGCGAAAATTTGAACCAAGTGTTCCGGGTGGCGCGACAATTGGAAGTCGGCATGATTGGAATTAATGAGGGATTAATTTCGTGCACGGAAGCGGCGTTTGGAGGCATAAAAGAGAGCGGAATAGGACGTGAGGGCTCGAAACATGGCATTGATGACTATGTTCACATCAAGTATTATTGCATCggaaatttgaactaaaaatttttttttttttggttagaaaaaaagcatttaagACAATATTTGAAGCTTACAATTCAGATGATATTCGTAGGTTGCTCAACTCTTTTGATACGCACGACTCTCGCACTCAAGCACTTTTAGTCTTCCATAAAAAGTGATCAAGctaccaaataaaaaaaaagtagagaatAATTGTTATTAGTTAaggaattatgaaaaattatgtcaataaagtttaatttaatctcgattttctgtcgttttactttgaattttatttaaaaaaaaaaaacatgaaaaattaaaatttttgatttttttaaataaaattttttttttgttctaaattttatttttttcctctattttttactttgattttCAACTGAAATGCTCGTTTTTagggtttaaaaattaatgaaaattatttttaatttctttaatgatATTTAACGGTACAAcaatctattaaaattatctaaatttgttccaaaaaaaaaatttaattgtttttttcacctaataaataaataaattgttcatatatttgtaattttctgtCTTTGAGGTACAAAATATTAcgattaattaagattttgtgttgaatttaattaaaatttaattattttttttattttattcaaaattatttcgttaattttttaaaaattaatttgaaaaatttaattcattttttttaaattaaataaattatttttatttttaaaaatttttaattaaattaataaaattaattaatttagattaaaactagagaaattattaaaaattcaatacctaatttttttatgaatattttttttaaaattaaaataaataggtaaaataaataggcaaaaaaatatttttttaaaattatagataattaattttgaaaatttaaaataatttaataaatttaaaaattaataaaaataattaaattaattttaatttttaattaaataatttaattttaatttttataattaattttaaattaaattttttataaataaaaaaaatattttttttaaattaaaataataattaatttttttttttgttaaattttaattaatttagttttaatttttataattaatttaaaattaaattttttataaataaaaaaaaaatatttttttttttaaattaaaataataattatttttttttaattttttttaattttttaatttttaatatgattaaaTTGATgtactattaaattttaaaattaaagaaaaataattatttttttttttttaattaaaataataattaatttttttccaaatttttttgaattaaaatattttttttgttgcaaatctttaaataaaataaataaataaacctttttatactaaaaaactttaattttgtgccaaaaataaaaaattttctttgatttccaaaatttttacaaaaaaatagtccaaaaattaagaaaaaaaatccaaaattcaatttttctaataaatccCTCCACTTTTTCCTCTAATTCCAGAATCCAAGATCTCGATGGCGGCTTCTTCGAGCGCTTTGGCTCGCTCCTCCAGCAAGCAGAGAGCAAACACGAGGAAGTTGTCCTTGCTGCCATGCCGCAAATGGAAGCTGTACCCGAACAGCATGACGATGGCGGCGACAGTGGCGTCGAAATTGCTGCCGACTCCGATTCCGAGCAAGACTCGGAACAAGCAAAAGCCGACAAATCCGTTGATTTTATCGAAACCGCAGTCGGATGGAACGTaagtagtaaaaaatattttttttttgcttcatttttttttattttaaaagtttatttcaaaattattttgtagttCATGCTAATCTCTTATTTATATtctcttgtttgttttttttttttattttattaaattattgttttttttttgttattttgtttgttttctgaTTGATTGTGTTTGAAagttccttaaaaaataattaatgtgagtttaaaatgagacaaaaaaatttgtagggcttaaaaattaagttttttttttaaatcttatcagctaaagaacatttttttcttgtaataaaTAGTTTGAATtctgtttgaattaaaaaaaaatcttaaacatataaaaaaaaaccagggACACAACTAGAATCACGTCGAATTTGTTTGCAAGTTCATGCGACTGCCTTgagttcaatttaaaaagtcgTCAGAAACcgaattgcttttttttgtgtaaatttgttttttaaaatgaaatgcttcttcacaatttttttgatgtgtttttgttgatttttttttattttactgagaaaatttgttgttgtggAAATTGTTAACTTTGGCTTTGCCCACGGCGGAATTTTGTGAATTCTGCAcgttaatgtaaaaaattggaCCTTTACTGCCGGGCGtgtttaaaatctaaaaaaataaaaaaaaaattaatgtcgaCTACCTGtttcgaaataaaagaaaaaaattaccgtgcTCCAACTGTCCTGAATAAATTTCACTAATTCCGCGTGTTGCTGGTTAACGGGTGGCATCGGGACTTGTCTTTTTGTCTGAAccatgctaaaaaaaaatagaaaaatcgcaaaattaaaaattttatttaatatttacatttttttacgccATATACGTGAACGCAGCACGTACAGAGTGGCAAAACAAGAAACAAAGATGGAtgtaatttcacaaaaaaaaaatcaatttgcgACTTACTCATTTCTGTCCATTTTCTCTAAATTGTGTGACACAAAATCTAAGTGGAAATGCTTAATTTAAATACTGATGCTGCGTTTGCAAATTGACTATTGAAATGGTTGTTTAAATTGCAaggaaacaaaaagaaaaagagaacTACGGTGTTAGTTGTACGACCGCGATTGTTTTGTGGGGATAAAAAGTTGGCCCGAGTCGAATTTTAGTTGTCGTATTCGATGGCACAGTGCGCTGAAATTGgtgtttttgaacaaaattcgttttcttattggattttttgtaTGAGAAATGGGTTTTgaacgataaattttattgttcagAACACTGTGCAGCGTATGCTGTATGAGATCTGTGTGTACGAGACTCGATCTCGaatagtttgaattagcaag is part of the Culicoides brevitarsis isolate CSIRO-B50_1 chromosome 3, AGI_CSIRO_Cbre_v1, whole genome shotgun sequence genome and harbors:
- the LOC134836111 gene encoding succinate-semialdehyde dehydrogenase [NADP(+)] GabD, with product MLRLSNLLVLQGKSIFVSNMRSVSSLVLDKGFVNGEWVTASSKKTFDVFNPATEEIVGKCADMDQNDTLKAIDAAYATFHTREWQTSTAKERSTLLKKWFTLLEQNKDEIAKIMTAESGKPIVESLGEVAYGNSFVEWFAEEARRIYGEIVPSPVAFRKLMMTREPIGVAGLITPWNFPHAMITRKAAAAIAAGCTVVIKPAEDTPLTALALAKLADDAGFPKGVINVVTSSRQHAAEVGNLLCTSPKVAGISFTGSTEVGKLLYKQCSVGIKRIGLELGGNAPFIVFDNADLDKAVNGAMTSKFRNCGQTCVSANRFLVQEGVYDEFVSRVTSAVKSLKIGDGKKNGIQIGPLINKAQLSKVTDLVNDAKAKGGEIIHGGRPLTEIGPLFYEPTIITNTKPDMRIYNEEVFGPVVSFIKFRTEEEALQIANSTQRGLAGYFYSENLNQVFRVARQLEVGMIGINEGLISCTEAAFGGIKESGIGREGSKHGIDDYVHIKYYCIGNLN